In the genome of Afipia felis ATCC 53690, the window CCTCGCACTCGCCGCCCTGAGCATGCGGATGCGCTGGCTGAAGAAAAGCGTGCGCAAGGTCGCGCTTCACAATGAAGCGCTGATCGACCGCAACTGGGAACTGAAGGAAGCCGAGGAGCGTGCGCGCAATCTGTTCGAATCGCAGAGCGACCTCATCGTGCTGCGCGACGCGAGCCAGCGCCTCACCTTCGTCAACGACACCTTCTGCGCCTATGCGGGCCGCGCGCGCGCGGACCTGATCGGCACAAATTATCTTCTGCCGGTGATCGAACAGGGCGACGACGCCACCGAACCCAACGGCACCCGCGTTCACGACCAGAAGACCCAGACTGCGCTCGGCCCGCGCTGGATCGCCTGGCGGGAAACCCTCGTCCGTCCCCATGCCAATGAGCCGGCGGAATTCCAGTGCGTCGGCCGCGATGTCACCGACCGCACCGAGAGCGAGCACGCACTCGGCCTTGCGCGTGACCACGCAATCTCCGCCAACCGCGCCAAGTCGAAATTTCTCGCGGTCGCCTCGCACGAGATCCGCACGCCGCTCAACGGCATTCTCGGCATGAGCACGCTGCTGCTCGACACCCCGCTTAACCCCGAACAGGCCGTCTACGCCAAAGCCGTGAAGACTTCCGGCGAGGCGCTGATGTCGCTCGTCGAGGAACTGCTCGACTTCTCCAAGATCGAGGCCGGCAAGATCGACCTCGAACACCGCTCCTTCCATCTCGGCGGAATGTTGGAAGAGATCGTCGAACTGCTGGCACCCCGCGCGCAGGCGCGGCAGATCGAGATCGCCTGCTATGTCGACGAACGCCTGCCGCTCGACGTCATGGGCGATGCCGCACGACTGCGGCAGGTGCTGCTCAATCTTGCCAGCAATGCAGTGAAGTTTACCTCGCACGGCGGCGTCGCCTTGATCGTCGAGCCGGGCATCTGGCCGAACGAAATCAGCTTCCTGGTGCGGGACACCGGCATCGGCATTCCGCCGGATGCGCAGCAGCGCATCTTCCGCGAATTCGAACAGGGCGACGAACACATCGCGCAGCAATATGGTGGCTCGGGGCTCGGCCTATCCATCAGCGAGCGCATCGTGCGCCGAATGGGCGGCCGCATCGCGCTGGAAAGCATACCCGGCGAAGGCACGACGTTCGAAGTCTCGATCCCGCTGCAAGCCTCCAACACGTCGTCCTCGACGACATGGACCGCACCGGACCTGGCCGGCAAGGCCGTGATGGTGGTGACACCGCAGACGATCGCTGCCTCGTTGGTGGCACGGCGGCTTGGCCGCTGGGGCGCGCAGATCTGCGAGACATCCGACCTCGCCGTCGCGGAGGCACTGCTGCCCGAGCGCGCCTGGCACGCGATCGTGGTCGATCACACACTCGGCGCCGATGCCGTACGGGCATTCGGCGAGCGTGCGATGTCCCACGCCACGCATCGCCTCGCGATGTTCACGCCCGCCGAGCGCCACGATTTGCGACCTGCTGAAATGGCGGCCTTCACCGGCTATCTCGTCAAGCCGGTGCGCGCGGCGTCGCTCGCCGCACGCCTCACACCGGAAGCGCCACTCGCGCCGGAACTGCCCGACGAGTCCGAGGCGACGCGCACGCCTGCCGCGCCAAAGAAGCTTTCAATCCTCGTTGCAGAGGACAACGAGATCAATGCGCTGCTGATCCGCTCGCTCCTGACCAAACTCGGCCATGAAGCCGTGATCTGCACCAATGGCCACGAGACTCTGGAATCCTGGATCGCAGCGGAAACGGCGGGTGCGCGTTACGACGTGGTGCTGATGGATGTGCAGATGCCCGAACTGAGTGGCATCGAAGCGACGCGGATGATCCGCACCCGCGAATCCGAGCGCGGGCTGTCGCGTACGAAAATCCTGGCGCTGACCGCGAATGCGCTGGTCGAGGATCGCTATGCGTGCTTCGAAGCCGGGATGGACGGCTTCCTCGTCAAGCCGCTCGATCGCGACAAGCTCGCGCAGGCTTTGAGCGAAGTCATTCCCGCACATCTTGCGGCCTGAATCGTCATCG includes:
- a CDS encoding ATP-binding protein produces the protein MSGTKRLRARLRRFSRRHRRIASTVRLTLIFFATFGAGYGFVRGSLSQSADYDPQAFAIGVSFLFALACLALAALSMRMRWLKKSVRKVALHNEALIDRNWELKEAEERARNLFESQSDLIVLRDASQRLTFVNDTFCAYAGRARADLIGTNYLLPVIEQGDDATEPNGTRVHDQKTQTALGPRWIAWRETLVRPHANEPAEFQCVGRDVTDRTESEHALGLARDHAISANRAKSKFLAVASHEIRTPLNGILGMSTLLLDTPLNPEQAVYAKAVKTSGEALMSLVEELLDFSKIEAGKIDLEHRSFHLGGMLEEIVELLAPRAQARQIEIACYVDERLPLDVMGDAARLRQVLLNLASNAVKFTSHGGVALIVEPGIWPNEISFLVRDTGIGIPPDAQQRIFREFEQGDEHIAQQYGGSGLGLSISERIVRRMGGRIALESIPGEGTTFEVSIPLQASNTSSSTTWTAPDLAGKAVMVVTPQTIAASLVARRLGRWGAQICETSDLAVAEALLPERAWHAIVVDHTLGADAVRAFGERAMSHATHRLAMFTPAERHDLRPAEMAAFTGYLVKPVRAASLAARLTPEAPLAPELPDESEATRTPAAPKKLSILVAEDNEINALLIRSLLTKLGHEAVICTNGHETLESWIAAETAGARYDVVLMDVQMPELSGIEATRMIRTRESERGLSRTKILALTANALVEDRYACFEAGMDGFLVKPLDRDKLAQALSEVIPAHLAA